The following are from one region of the Silene latifolia isolate original U9 population chromosome 9, ASM4854445v1, whole genome shotgun sequence genome:
- the LOC141602132 gene encoding uncharacterized protein LOC141602132 has protein sequence MPRGRPPKLVVAARQKKAIPTTSTGSPGDVSTGNFPVLPNSGVLASSSASASRFPVVVSVSAPDHTVVPPPSVGVSIQSAPLPKDAPSKKPYVQALKSSGKGMCLSYVKSDAEVIIDLEDIAEEVDYWSTTLVGTLMGRQTTIVELNSLISKHWNHITTPESPTVTKELTAVTHVPVWVIFPNLDPCFWSKSALSKVASFVGKPICADELTTTKSKIVFARILVEVDLSKDLPKGMALHTPYRGHTQDRCNRNKPKPVYKPKEASKPVQEAPLAPLVKDKEKGVSPKRKVVPESQTEVVVIQLDNQFTSLEQEEPNKTQGEIYENTVQHTGAGNVSVEIEPGGISPPPPFISMIIPPGMRSFSSYSLATNYDSHHGGRIWLLWNPATVQISMLSLVAQFIHYSLFHFSTQKTIMLTVVYAFNRAPERIDLWKNLCSISTGISAPWVCLGDFNVTLNLDEMVGCVSPDRDIQEFRDCLSFCALEDHPYIGGIFTWHNKQDQSPRCAKLDRLLVNPNWFFNLNVVVSFLPAGISDHTLILLTMATDSKLYRPFKYLNCWALSPSFIDREKSLVKEYVKLKNAELKILAQKSKIQHLYPSDSNTRYFYAGITARKVQNTIEVIEDTQGNLYQGHGNVAKAFLGYYQKMLDSSEPTIPLPDYLFHDHILDHPSQLDHMVTLSEIEAALFSIDKNKSPGVDGYTSGFFKDTWHITGPAFVAAVTEFFQKGVMSRAANSTLVSLIPKSTAPKSVADFRPIS, from the exons ATGCCGAGGGGCCGGCCGCCCAAGTTAGTGGTCGCTGCCCGCCAAAAGAAAGCAATTCCTACTACTTCTACTGGTTCTCCTGGTGATGTAAGTACTGGTAATTTCCCTGTTTTACCTAATTCTGGTGTTTTAGCTTCTTCTAGTGCTTCAGCTAGTCGTTTTCCTGTGGTTGTTTCTGTCTCGGCTCCCGATCATACTGTGGTGCCACCACCTTCAGTGGGGGTGTCTATTCAATCTGCTCCCTTACCTAAGGATGCTCCATCGAAGAAACCATATGTTCAGGCTTTAAAATCGTCTGGGAAGGGTATGTGCTTATCTTATGTTAAGAGTGATGCTGAGGTTATTATAGACCTTGAGGATATTGCTGAAGAAGTGGATTACTGGTCTACCACTTTAGTGGGTACACTTATGGGTCGTCAGACTACGATTGTGGAATTAAACTCTTTGATTTCAAAACATTGGAATCATATTACTACTCCAGAG TCTCCAACTGTTACAAAAGAGCTAACTGCTGTCACTCATGTACCTGTTTGGGTGATCTTTCCTAACTTGGATCCATGTTTTTGGTCTAAGTCTGCCCTCAGTAAGGTTGCGAGCTTTGTTGGTAAACCTATTTGTGCTGATGAGCTTACTACCACTAAAAGCAAGATTGTTTTTGCTCGAATTCTTGTGGAAGTTGATCTGTCTAAGGACTTGCCCAAAGGAATGGCTCTACATACCCCATACAGAG GACACACACAGGATAGGTGTAATAGGAACAAGCCAAAACCTGTGTATAAACCTAAGGAGGCTTCTAAACCAGTTCAGGAAGCTCCTCTTGCTCCCCTGGTGAAGGATAAGGAAAAAGGTGTTAGTCCTAAAAGGAAAGTGGTTCCTGAGTCTCAAACAGAGGTTGTAGTTATTCAGCTGGATAATCAGTTTACCTCTCTTGAACAGGAGGAACCAAACAAGACTCAAGGAGAGATTTATGAGAATACTGTTCAGCATACTGGGGCAGGGAATGTTTCTGTGGAGATTGAGCCAGGGGGaatatccccccccccccccttcattTCAATGATCATTCCTCCTGGAAT GAGATCTTTTAGTTCTTATTCTTTGGCTACAAATTATGACTCTCATCATGGAGGGAGGATTTGGCTCTTATGGAACCCTGCTACTGTCCAAATATCTATGCTTAGCCTGGTTGCTCAGTTTATTCACTACTCTCTATTTCATTTTTCCACTCAGAAGACAATAATGCTCACTGTGGTTTATGCTTTTAATAGAGCTCCTGAGAGAATTGATCTCTGGAAGAATTTGTGTTCTATCTCCACTGGTATTAGTGCTCCCTGGGTGTGCTTGGGTGATTTTAATGTCACCCTTAATCTGGATGAGATGGTGGGCTGTGTTAGTCCTGATAGAGATATACAAGAGTTTAGAGATTGTCTCTCTTTTTGTGCtctggaggatcatccttatattggGGGGATCTTTACATGGCATAATAAGCAAGATCAGTCTCCTAGGTGCGCTAAGCTTGATAGATTGCTGGTGAATCCTAATTGGTTTTTCAATCTCAATGTTGTTGTGTCCTTCTTGCCTGCTGGAATTTCAGATCATACTCTTATCCTCCTTACTATGGCTACTGATTCCAAGCTCTATAGGCCGTTTAAATACCTTAATTGTTGGGCTCTCTCTCCCAGTTTTATTGACAGG GAAAAATCTTTGGTGAAGGAGTATGTGAAACTTAAAAACGCTGAATTAAAAATATTGGCTCAAAAATCTAAAATCCAGCATTTGTATCCAAGTGACTCTAACACTAGATATTTCTATGCTGGTATCACTGCTAGGAAGGTTCAGAATACTATTGAGGTCATTGAAGATACCCAGGGTAATCTTTATCAGGGCCATGGCAATGTTGCTAAGGCCTTCTTAGGCTATTATCAAAAAATGTTGGACTCCTCTGAACCCACCATCCCTCTTCCAGACTATCTCTTCCATGATCACATACTTGACCATCCTAGTCAATTGGATCATATGGTTACCCTTTCTGAGATTGAGGCTGCCTTATTCTCCATTGATAAAAACAAAAGCCCTGGGGTTGATGGCTATACCTCTGGGTTCTTTAAAGACACTTGGCACATCACTGGTCCTGCTTTTGTTGCTGCTGTTACTGAATTCTTCCAAAAGGGGGTCATGTCTAGAGCTGCTAATTCCACTTTGGTTTCCCTTATTCCTAAATCTACTGCTCCAAAGTCTGTTGCTGATTTCAGGCCTATCTCTTAG